Proteins found in one Litoribrevibacter albus genomic segment:
- a CDS encoding NADP(H)-dependent aldo-keto reductase: protein MEYRQLGNTQLKVSALCLGTMTFGEQNTAEEAFEQLAYAVSQGINFIDTAEMYPVPPMASTQGDTERIIGQWLAGRKDRDQLIIASKIAGPADWLTYIRGGSRFNQTHIEEAINGSLKRLQTDYIDLYQLHWPDRNTNFFGQLGYQHDSNEQRTPIEETLRALESAVKAGKIRYIGLSNETPWGVMSFLKAAEQFDLPRIMSVQNPYNLLNRSYEVGMAEVSIREKAGLLAYSPLAFGVLSGKYLNGQRPEKARLTLFDRFTRYASSQAETATQGYVDIAKKHGISPVHMALAFVTSRDFVTSNIIGATSMAQLKENIASMDVTLSQELLADINALHAENSNPCP, encoded by the coding sequence ATGGAATATCGACAGTTAGGTAATACTCAGTTAAAGGTCAGTGCATTGTGTTTGGGAACCATGACCTTTGGCGAACAAAATACAGCGGAAGAAGCCTTTGAACAGCTGGCTTATGCCGTATCTCAGGGGATTAACTTTATTGATACTGCTGAAATGTATCCTGTGCCACCAATGGCTTCAACGCAAGGTGATACGGAACGTATTATTGGTCAATGGTTGGCTGGTCGCAAAGATAGGGATCAACTGATCATCGCTTCTAAAATAGCAGGCCCTGCTGATTGGCTGACTTATATTCGGGGCGGTTCACGCTTTAATCAGACTCATATTGAAGAAGCGATTAATGGCAGCCTCAAGAGACTTCAAACCGATTACATCGACTTGTATCAACTGCATTGGCCTGACAGGAATACCAATTTCTTTGGGCAGTTAGGGTATCAGCACGACAGTAACGAGCAGCGTACTCCCATTGAAGAGACGTTGCGTGCTTTAGAGTCTGCTGTGAAAGCAGGCAAGATTCGTTATATCGGTCTCTCAAATGAAACGCCTTGGGGCGTGATGTCTTTCTTAAAGGCGGCAGAACAGTTTGATCTTCCTCGCATCATGAGTGTTCAGAATCCATATAACTTGCTGAATCGGAGTTATGAGGTGGGGATGGCAGAAGTGTCGATACGCGAGAAAGCTGGATTACTAGCTTATTCCCCATTGGCTTTTGGTGTGTTGAGCGGTAAGTATCTGAACGGTCAACGGCCTGAAAAAGCGAGATTAACCTTGTTTGATCGTTTTACCCGTTATGCGAGCAGCCAGGCAGAAACCGCAACTCAAGGCTATGTTGATATTGCTAAAAAGCATGGGATTTCTCCGGTACATATGGCCTTGGCGTTTGTTACGAGTCGGGATTTTGTAACATCGAATATCATTGGTGCGACGTCAATGGCTCAGTTAAAAGAGAATATTGCGAGTATGGATGTGACTTTGTCGCAGGAACTGTTGGCAGATATTAACGCCTTACATGCTGAAAACAGTAATCCATGTCCATAA